One window of Phoenix dactylifera cultivar Barhee BC4 chromosome 5, palm_55x_up_171113_PBpolish2nd_filt_p, whole genome shotgun sequence genomic DNA carries:
- the LOC103716909 gene encoding probable lysophospholipase BODYGUARD 3: MGGGGAARSAAALAGRMANDVVSFIVFTILDLLDVMLCLFYKLVDYAMESEWKPCYCSSSPKDMVTSSGEILVSENGGSKVVRLSSTKLQLEDISDTLYSRPSLVSEVSRTTVRELRRIKTGRQGSRRPAAAARSAGGVRSASPNTTKFTIKSTIIQMLQGRIGGGKSYPVPRWSDCDCPTCTSWSSRDSLLFVHAEAPKDGGVAEEDVLFIHGFISSSAFWTETVFPNFSEETRARYRLLAVDLLGFGRSPKPSDSLYTLREHVEMIERSVLDRYKVRSFHIVAHSLGSILALALAVKYPGAVRSLTLLAPPYFPVPKGEKGTQFVLRRVAPRRVWPPMAFGASVACWYEHISRTVCLVACKNHRFWELAFKFVTRNRIRTFLMDGFFCHTHNAAWHTLHNIICGSAGKIDGYLDAVREKLSCDVTVIHGRDDELLAISCSYDVRCKIPRAHVKVVDNKDHITIVVGRQKAFARELEEIWKNTRR; encoded by the exons ATGGGAGGTGGCGGGGCGGCGAGATCGGCAGCGGCGCTTGCCGGGCGGATGGCGAACGACGTCGTGAGCTTCATCGTGTTCACCATTTTGGATTTGCTTGATGTAATGCTATGTCTTTTTTATAAGCTCGTGGACTACGCCATGGAATCCGAGTGGAAGCCTTGCTACTGCTCCTCCTCCCCCAAGGACATGGTTACCAGCAGCGGCGAGATCCTCGTGTCGGAGAATGGGGGCTCGAAAGTAGTCCGGCTTTCCTCCACCAAACTCCAGCTGGAGGACATCTCAGACACCTTGTACTCCAGGCCCTCCCTCGTCTCCGAGGTCTCCCGGACGACGGTACGTGAGCTCCGGAGGATTAAAACGGGGCGGCAAGGCAGCCGGCGTCCTGCAGCGGCCGCGCGGAGCGCAGGCGGGGTTCGATCCGCGTCGCCCAACACCACGAAATTCACCATCAAATCCACCATCATTCAGATGCTCCAGGGCAGGATCGGCGGCGGCAAGTCGTACCCCGTGCCGCGGTGGTCCGACTGCGACTGCCCGACCTGCACCTCCTGGAGCTCCCGCGACTCCCTCCTCTTCGTCCACGCCGAAGCCCCCAAAG ATGGAggggtggcggaggaggacgtGCTGTTCATACATGGATTCATATCGTCGTCGGCGTTTTGGACGGAGACGGTATTCCCGAACTTCTCCGAGGAGACGAGGGCGAGGTACCGGCTGCTTGCGGTGGACCTGCTGGGGTTCGGGCGGAGCCCGAAGCCGTCCGACTCGTTGTACACGCTAAGAGAGCACGTCGAGATGATCGAGCGCTCGGTGCTGGATCGCTACAAGGTCCGGTCCTTCCACATTGTCGCCCACTCCCTTGGCTCCATCCTCGCCCTCGCCCTCGCGGTGAAGTATCCTGGTGCCGTCAGGTCTCTCACCCTCCTCGCCCCG CCGTATTTCCCGGTGCCGAAGGGGGAGAAGGGGACGCAGTTTGTGCTGCGCCGGGTGGCGCCGCGGCGGGTGTGGCCGCCGATGGCGTTTGGGGCGTCGGTGGCGTGCTGGTACGAGCACATCAGCCGGACGGTGTGCCTGGTGGCGTGCAAGAACCACCGGTTCTGGGAACTCGCCTTCAAGTTCGTCACCCGCAACAG GATTAGGACCTTCTTGATGGATGGCTTCTTCTGCCACACCCATAACGCTGCATGGCACACCCTCCACAATATTATTTGTGGAAGTGCCGGCAAGATTGATGGCTATCTTGATGCAGTGAGAGAGAAACTTAGCTGCGATGTGACAGTGATCCATGGGAGGGACGATGAGCTCCTTGCAATTAGTTGTAGTTACGATGTCCGGTGCAAGATTCCTCGAGCGCATGTCAAGGTTGTGGACAACAAGGACCACATCACCATCGTCGTGGGCCGCCAGAAGGCTTTTGCCCGGGAGCTTGAGGAGatatggaagaatacaagacgCTGA